From Dasypus novemcinctus isolate mDasNov1 chromosome 11, mDasNov1.1.hap2, whole genome shotgun sequence, one genomic window encodes:
- the TMEM200A gene encoding transmembrane protein 200A, which produces MIATGGVITGLAALKRQDSARSQQHVALSPASAAQEKRPARRRPRADVVVVRGKIRLYSPSGFFLILGVLISIIGIAMAVLGYWPQKEHFIDAETTLSTNETQVVRNQGGVVVRFFERHLHSDKMKMLGPFTMGIGIFIFICANAILHENRDKETKVIHMRDIYSTVIDIHTLRVKEQKQMNGLCAGLMAEAEVKQNGSACASRLAANTIAPFSGFRSSFRMDSSAEEDEFTPSESKSCGHLMPPLLSDSSVSVFGLYPPPAKSPDEKNSVPKKCETKSIVSSSISAFTLPVIKLNNCVIDEPSIDNITEDAETLKSRSRNLSMDSLVVPLPNTTESFQPVSTVLPRNNSIGESLSSQYKSSVALGPGAGQFLSPGAARRQFGSNTSLHLLSSHSKSLDLDRGPSTLTVQAEQRKHPSWPRLDRSNSKGYMKLENKEDPMDRLLVPQAAIKKDFTNKEKLLMISRSHNNLSFEHDEFLSNNLKRGTSETRF; this is translated from the coding sequence ATGATAGCAACTGGTGGAGTGATAACTGGCCTGGCGGCCTTGAAAAGGCAGGACTCGGCCAGGTCCCAGCAGCATGTCGCCCTCAGCCCGGCGTCCGCGGCCCAGGAGAAGAGGCCGGCCCGGCGGCGGCCGCGGGCCGACGTGGTGGTCGTGCGGGGCAAAATCCGCCTTTATTCTCCGTCTGGCTTTTTCCTCATTTTAGGAGTGCTCATCTCAATTATAGGAATCGCAATGGCCGTTCTTGGATACTGGCCCCAAAAGGAGCATTTTATAGACGCCGAGACAACGTTGTCGACCAACGAGACGCAGGTGGTTCGAAACCAGGGCGGCGTGGTGGTTCGCTTCTTCGAGCGGCATTTACATTCCGACAAAATGAAAATGCTTGGTCCGTTCACGATGGGGATCgggattttcattttcatctgtGCGAATGCCATTCTTCATGAAAACCGTGACAAGGAAACCAAAGTCATACACATGAGGGATATCTACTCCACGGTCATAGACATCCACACCCTGAGGGTCAAGGAGCAAAAGCAGATGAACGGCCTCTGCGCCGGCCTGATGGCAGAGGCAGAAGTGAAGCAGAACGGGAGCGCCTGCGCCTCCAGACTGGCAGCCAACACCATCGCTCCTTTCTCAGGGTTCAGGAGCAGCTTTCGGATGGACAGCTCCGCTGAGGAGGATGAATTTACACCAAGTGAGAGTAAGAGCTGCGGGCACCTTATGCCCCCTCTGCTCTCTGACAGCTCCGTCTCTGTCTTTGGCCTCTATCCACCTCCTGCCAAGTCCCCTGATGAGAAGAACAGTGTCCCAAAGAAGTGTGAAACCAAGTCAATTGTGTCGTCCTCCATCAGTGCTTTCACACTGCCGGTGATTAAACTTAATAACTGTGTTATTGACGAGCCCAGTATAGACAACATCACCGAGGATGCTGAGACCCTCAAAAGCAGATCGAGGAACTTGTCCATGGATTCCCTTGTCGTCCCTTTGCCCAACACCACGGAATCCTTCCAGCCAGTCAGCACTGTGCTCCCAAGGAATAATTCCATCGGGGAGTCTCTGTCGAGTCAGTACAAGTCCTCCGTGGCCCTTGGACCTGGCGCTGGGCAGTTCTTATCTCCTGGGGCTGCTAGAAGACAGTTTGGGTCCAACACATCCTTGCATTTGCTCTCCTCACACTCGAAATCCCTAGACTTAGACCGGGGTCCTTCCACCCTGACTGTTCAGGCGGAACAACGGAAGCATCCAAGTTGGCCTCGGTTGGATCGAAGCAACAGCAAAGGCTATATGAAACTAGAGAACAAAGAGGACCCCATGGACAGGTTGCTTGTGCCCCAAGCTGCAATCAAGAAAGACTTTACCAATAAGGAGAAACTTCTTATGATTTCAAGATCTCACAATAATTTGAGTTTCGAACACGATGAGTTTTTGAGTAACAACCTCAAGAGGGGAACTTCTGAAACAAggttttaa